The Candidatus Binatia bacterium DNA segment GCATCGGTGAGCTTGGCGTCGTCGACGGTGATCGTGTTGTCCGTGTTCGTCGTGAAGCCGAGGTCGGCGAGCGACGCGGGGTTTCCGGCCACCATGGTGCCCAGAGCCATGCGCAATATGCCCTGTGTGCTCTGCGTGGTGGAATCCGCGATCAGCGGGGCGCCGCTCTTGCTCTTGCTGTCGTATTTCGTTTGCTCGTGGATGAACGACATCACGTCGTTGTAGGCTTTGACGAAGTCATTGACCTGGGTTTTGATCGCGGTGGTGTCGTTGGTGATCGCAACCTGAACCGGCGCGGCGGACAGGCTCTTCAGATCGAGCGTGACGCCGGTGATCACGTCGGAGACGGTGTTGGTGGAGCGGTTAATCCCGACGATCCCATCTACGTCAAGGACGGCGTTCGTCGCCGCCTGGGTCACGGTAAAGCCGGGCAGCGGGTCCGACCCCGTCGTGAGGCCGCTTTCGTCGATGGTCACCGCATTGGCCGTCCCCGTGTTCTTGCCGGTCACGACCAGACGATAAGTGGTGGCGTCCACTTGAACGATGGAAGCGGTGACGGCGGCCCCGGAGGCATTGATCGCGTTTTTCAATCCATCGAGAGTATTGTTGGTGCCGTCGATCGTGATCGGAGTGGTGGTAGTTCCGACCGTGATATTAAGAGTTCCTTGCCTGATGTTACTTGTGGGCGAGCTGAAGCCGGTAGAGGCCTGAGTCGCAGCTTGGGCTAGGCTGGTTACCGTGATGCTATGGCTTCCCGCCGACGCGTTGGATCCCGCCGTGGCCGACACCACGGAATCATCGGAGCTGCTCGCCTTTTTTACGAAAAAGCTCGCCGAGGTGGAAAGTTTTCCCGCCGCGGTCTTGAGCGCGGCGAGCTTGCTGTTGAGATCGTTGAACAGAGACAGCTTGAATTCGAGGTTGCCCATCTGGAATTCAAGCAAGTCGATCGGGCGGCGCTCGACCTTGACCAGCGCGTCGATCAACGCGCCGGTGTCGATGCCGGTGGCCAGGCCGCTGAAATTTATAGTCGGTAAGCTCATGATTTTGTCGAAAGCAACAAGCCCTTAAGGGCGCGCAAATTTTGCATTACGTTTAACAGCTCTTCCGGAGGAACCTGCCGGATCAGCTCGCCGGTCTCTTTGTCGATCACTTGCACGACTCGCTGCCCCGTTTGCGCATCGACCGCAAATTGAAGCGCGATGTTTTCGCCGTTGATTTTCGGCGGACTCACAATCCGCTTGGTCGACGGTTCGACGCCGGAAGTATCCTCGACTCGCACCATTCTTTCGACCGAAGCCTCCACTACGCTCTCGATTTTCTTGATGGGAATCGAGACCGGAAGAGAGGGTTGGGTCGGTTGAATATTCATCTTGTCCTATTCAAGCGGAAGCGGAGGGGCCGCGATGCGGCCCCTCCATTCCCGGTTGCTGGGTTACCCACCAAGGAGCGTCAGTGCCAAGGACGGCAACTGGTTCGCCTGGGCGAGGACCGACGTGCCTGCCTGGACCAGGATCTGGTTACGCACCATTTCCGAGGTCTCCTGCGCCACGTCCACGTCGAGGATGCGCGAGCGCGCGGCCGACAGATTCTCGATGGTGATCGTCAGGTTGCGCGACCGTGACTCGAGGCCGTTCTGCGCGGCGCCCAAA contains these protein-coding regions:
- the fliD gene encoding flagellar filament capping protein FliD — encoded protein: MSLPTINFSGLATGIDTGALIDALVKVERRPIDLLEFQMGNLEFKLSLFNDLNSKLAALKTAAGKLSTSASFFVKKASSSDDSVVSATAGSNASAGSHSITVTSLAQAATQASTGFSSPTSNIRQGTLNITVGTTTTPITIDGTNNTLDGLKNAINASGAAVTASIVQVDATTYRLVVTGKNTGTANAVTIDESGLTTGSDPLPGFTVTQAATNAVLDVDGIVGINRSTNTVSDVITGVTLDLKSLSAAPVQVAITNDTTAIKTQVNDFVKAYNDVMSFIHEQTKYDSKSKSGAPLIADSTTQSTQGILRMALGTMVAGNPASLADLGFTTNTDNTITVDDAKLTDALANNAAGVSNLFIDATNGVAVKLAASVDSLTAPSSGILTARIKGTQDSINDIEDNIAEKEDRLDQFAQALVRRFSVLEALVAKLKAQQDYLTKQLASLPQIT
- a CDS encoding flagellar protein FlaG, with the translated sequence MNIQPTQPSLPVSIPIKKIESVVEASVERMVRVEDTSGVEPSTKRIVSPPKINGENIALQFAVDAQTGQRVVQVIDKETGELIRQVPPEELLNVMQNLRALKGLLLSTKS